GTTGGAATCCTGGGTCGGCCCAACGTGGGCAAGTCCACGCTCCTGAACCGGATCCTGGGGCAGAAGGTCGTGATCACCAGCCCCAAGCCCCAGACCACCCGGAACCGGGTGGCCGGGGTGCTCACCCGAGACGGGGTGCAGATGGTGTTCTTCGACACCCCGGGCGTCCACGCCGGCCAGAAGCTCATCAATCGGTACATGGTGCGCGAGGCCCTGTCGTGCGTGCCCGACGTGGACGTGGTTCTGTTCCTGGTGGACGCCGCCACGGGCCGCCACCCGGATGACGAGGTGCTGGCCGGGCACCTGCGCCGGTCCCAGAAGCCGGTGATCCTGGTGGTGAACAAGGCGGACCGCAACCGAACGGCCCCCACGGAGGCGTTCCAGGACCTGGTGCCGGCCGTGGCGGTGCACCGGATCTCCGCCCTGACCGGCGAGGGGGTGGAGGCCATTCTCGACGACCTGGCCTCGCGCATGCCCGAGGGGCCGGCCTACTACCCCGAGGACCAGCTCACCGACCGACCCGAGCGGTTCCTGGCCGAGGAGTTCGTGCGCGAGAAGGTGTTCGAGCTGACCGGGGAGGAGATCCCCTACAGCGTGGCGGTCACGGTGGAGGCGTGGGAGGAGCGGCCCGAGGCGGACCTGGTGGTGATCCACGCCACGATCCACGTGGAACGGCCCAGCCAGAAGGCCATCGTGATCGGAAAGGGCGGCCGGGTGATCAAGGAGGTGGGCCGGAGGGCCCGCCTGGACCTGGAGGCGCTGCTGGGGACCCGGGTGTTCCTCGATCTGCACGTGACCGTGGACCGGAACTGGACCAAGGACCCCCGGGCCCTGCGCCGGTTCGGGTACGAGGTGCGGCGATGAGGCTGGTGGCCATCGTGGGGCGGCCCAACGTGGGCAAGTCCACCCTGTTCAACCGGCTGGTGGGCAAACGGGTGGCCATCGTGGAGGACGTCCCCGGAGTGACCCGCGACCGCCGGTACGCCGCCGTGGACTGGGGCGACCGGAGGTTCACCCTGGTGGACACGGGCGGCCTCGACCCCGACCCGGCTGGCGAGGTGGCCGCCGGCATGACCCGGCAGGCCCTCCTGGCCGTGGAGGAGGCCGACCTGATCCTGTTCGTCACGGACGTCCGGGAGGGGGTGCTGCCCGCGGACGAGGAGATCGCCCGGGGCCTGCGTCGGCGGAGCAAGGACGTGGTGCTGGTGGCCAACAAGGCCGACGGCCCCCGCTGGGAGACCGCTGCGGCCGAGTTCTACGCCCTGGGGTTCGAGCGGGTGCTGCCCGTGTCGGCCGAGCACGGCAGGGGGCTCGAAGAGCTCGAGGGGGAGGTCCGCGACCGGCTCCCCGAGGCGGATGCCGAACCGCCCGAGGCCGACGAGCAGGGGACCCGGGTGGCGGTGCTGGGCCGGCCCAACGTGGGCAAGAGCTCGCTGGTGAACCGCCTCCTCGGGGAGGAGCGGGTGGTGGTGAGCGCCGAGGCCGGCACCACCCGGGACCCCGTGGACACCCTGGTCCGCCGCGACGGCCGGCCCTACCTGCTCATCGACACCGCCGGGATTCGGCGGCGCAGCCGGGTGGAGAAGGGGGTGGAGCGGTGGAGCGTGGTGAGGGCCCTTCGCACCGTGGACCGGGCCCACGTGTGCCTGGTGCTCCTGGACGCCACCGAGGGGCTCACCGACCAGGACGCCCGCATCCTGAACCTGGTGCTCAAGGGGGGCCGCGCCTTGGGCATCGTGCTCAACAAGTGGGACCTGGTGGAGAAGGACGAGAAGACCTTCGACCGGACCGTGGCGGAGCTGCGCCGGCGGCTGGGGCCCCACGGCCACGTGCCCGTGGTCAGCATGTCGGCGCTCACGGGCCAGCGGGTCCATCGGGTGTTCGACCTGGTGGACACCCTCTACCGGGAGTGGACCCGGCGGATCCCCACCTCCCAGGTCAACGCGTTCCTCGAGGCCACCCTGAGGGAGCTGCCGCCGCCGGTCAAGGCGGGCAAGCGCACCCGGATCTACTACATGACCCAGGTGCGCACGGCCCCCCCCACCTTTGCCGCGTTCACCAGCTTTCCCGAGGGCATCTCGGAGTCGTACCACCGGTTCCTGGTGAACCGGCTCCGGGATGCGTTCGGATTCGCCGGGGTGCCGGTGCGGTTGGAGTTCCGACGCCGGACCCGGCCCGGAGAGGAGGACCGATGAGCCCAGGGCAACGGATCCCCCTGGTAGCCCCTTCAGGCCCCCGGGGGGCCGTCCGGGGACCAGAGACTAGAAACTGGAGACTAGAAACTAGATGTCAACCCGGCGGATAAGCAAGCGCTACCGTTCCCTGCTCGGAGGGGCAAGGGACCTGTCGGAGAGCCGGGCGCGGCCCCTTAGCTCGCCGCGCAGCGCCTCTGACGCTCGGACCACGAAACGGTTTGGGTTCCAGCGAGTTGTCATGAAATCAGCTCTTCGGTCCCGTGCCTGCGCGGCGAATCTCAATGCCCGGCTTCGCGCCCGGCCGGAGGCAGGTCCCTTGCCCCTCCCTCCGAGGAGGCGCGTCTATTTTGTCGCCGGGTTAATAAAATCCGGGCACCTCGGCCCCTTAGCTACCCAGCCGGCCAGGGGGGGCGAAGGCCCCAGACAGAGGACCGTAGACCGATGACCGGAGACCGAAGTTACTTGGAGGAGATCAGGGCCCGGGTGGCCCGGCTCCAGGCGGGCATGAAGCGCCAGGGGCTCGGGGGCGCCTTGCTCGTGCAGAACGCGAGCCGGTACTGGGCCTCGGGCACCATGCAGGCCGGGGCGGTGGTGGTCCCAGCCGGGGGAGACCCGGTGGTGTTCGTGCGCAAGGACCTCGACCGGGCGCGGCGGGAAAGCCCGTGCCGGGTGGAAGGGCTGGCCAGCCTGCGGGACCTGCCGGCCCGGGTTCGGGAGGTGCTCGGCGGCGTGCCCGAGCCCCTGGGGTTGGAGTGGGACGTTCTGCCCGTGAACCAGGCCCGGCGGTTCCAGGGGCTGTTCGAGGGGGTGGACCTGGCCGACGTGTCGGGCGCCTTGGCCCTGGCCCGGGCCGTCAAGACGCCGTGGGAGCACCGGGCCATCGCCGAGGCGGCCCGGGTGGTGGCCGAGGCCGTGGCCCGGGTGCCGGAGCTCCTGCGGCCGGGCATCCCCGAGATCGAGCTTGCGGCAGCGGTGGAGTACGAGCTGCGGCGCAGGGGCCACGGGGGGCTGCTGCGCATGCGCGGGTTCAACCAGGAGATCTTCTACGGCCACGTCATGGCCGGTCCCACGGCTGCCGAGCCTTCGTTCCTGGACGCGCCCACCGGGGGGGCAGGGCTGGGCCCGGCCCTGGCCCAGGGGCCCAGCACCCGCGCGATCGGACCCGGCGAGCCGGTCACCGTGGACCTGGTGGGCAACCACCAGGGGTACCTGTGCGACCAGACTCGCATCTTCTGCCTGGGCCGGCCCCCGCGGCAGGTGGCAGAGGCGTTCGAGGCCGCCTGCGCCGTGCAGGACGCCGTGATCGAGACGGCCCGGCCCGGCGCGACGGGCGACGAGCTGTACCGGGTGGCCCGCCGGGCGGCCGAGGCCACGCCGTTCGCCGACACCTTCCTGGGCCACCGCAACCCGGTGAGCTTCGTGGGCCATGGCATCGGGTTGGAGGTGGACGAGCCCCCGTTTCTCGCCCGAGGGTTCCGGGTTCCCTTGGAGGAGGGTATGGTGTTTGCGCTGGAACCCAAGTTCGTGATTCCCGGGGTGGGCGCCGTGGGGGTCGAGGACACCTTCCGGGTCACGGCGACCGGGGTGGAGCGGATCACCCTCTCTCCGAGGGAGCTCGGGCTCGTGGAGATCTGAGCCGGGCCACGCCCGGCTCTCCACCAGGCCCCATACCCCCCGAAGTTTCGCCGGCGGCCCGGGAGCCGCCCGGCCGCCTAGCCGCCTGGCAGCCCAGCCGCCCAGCGGGCCGAAGGCCCCAGACCGAGATCACCGCAAAGGGGGAGACATGAAGGGAGGATGGAGTGCGGCCCACCTGCGCCAGTGGTGGTGGATCGCGTTCGTGCTCGGCGCCCTCATGATCAACTTCCCGTTCCTGCGCATCTTCGACCGGGAGGTGACGGTGGGGGGGTGGCCGCTTCTGTTCCTGTACCTGATGGGGGGGTGGGCCGTGAGCATCGCCGCCATCGCCGGCTACGCCCTGCTGCTGCGCCGGGTGGAGCCCCCCGGGGAGGAGGAGAAGTAGATGCCCCTCACCTGGGGGTGGGTGGCCGCGGTGGCCTTCGCCTATCTCCTGCTCCTGTTCGGCGTGGCCTATTGGGCCGAGCGCCGGAAGGACCGGGGCCGGAGCATCATCGCCAACCCCCTGGTGTACGCCCTGTCCACGGCCGTGTTCTGCACGTCGTGGACCTTCTACGGCAGCGTGGGCCGGGCCACCGTCAGCGGGTTCCAGTTCCTCGCCGTGTACCTCGGCCCCACCCTGATCGCGTTCTCCTGGTGGACCCTCCTGCGCAAGTGGGTCCGGGTGGCCCGCGACAACCACATCACCTCCCTGTCGGACCTGGTGGCCTCCCGGTACGGCAAGAGCGGGTGGCTGGGCGCCCTGGTCACCGTGATGATCCTGGTGGGGAACACCCCCTACATCGGGCTGCAGCTCAAGGCGATCTCCAGCACCTTCGAGATCCTTACCCAGGTGTCCCGCGAGGCCCCGTTCCGGGTGGTGGGCCACCCCGAGTCGTTCCTGGAGGACACCGCCTTTGCCGTGGCCCTGGTGCTCGGGGTGTTCGGGGGCATGTTCGGGGCCCGCCGCCTTGATCCCTCGGAGCGGCACGAGGGAATGGTGGCGGCCGTGGCCCTGGAGAGCGTGGTGAAGCTGGTGGCCCTGCTGTTGGTCGGGGCGTTCGTCACCTGGGGGCTGTTCGGCGGGTTCCGGGACATCTTCGCCCGGATCTCCGAGCACGAGTTCTTCGCCCACCTGCTGACCCTGGGGGCGGCGCCGGCCCGGTCCTACGCCACCTGGTTCACCCTGCTCGTTCTGTCGGCGTGCTCCGTGATGCTGCTGCCCCGCCAGTTCCACGTGATGGTGGTGGAGAACTGCAGCGAGGAGCACATCCGCCACGCCATGTGGATGTTCCCCCTGTACCTGTTCCTGATCAACCTGTTCGTGGCCCCCATCGCCTTCGGAGGGCTCCTGCTGTTCCAGAGCCCCACCCTGGCCGACACCTTCGTGCTGCGCATCCCCCTGCGTACCGGCCACAACCTCCTGGCCCTGGTGGCGTTCCTGGGCGGCCTGTCTGCGGCCACGGGCATGGTGGTGGTGTCGTCGGTGGCCATCTCCACCATGGTCCTGAACAACCTGGTCGTGCCGGTGCTGATCCGGCTCGGCTGGCCCCGCCGCCCCGCGCCCCTGCTGCTCCACTGCAAGCGGGCCATCATCGTGGGGGTGATCCTGCTGGGCTACGCATACTACCGGCTGCTGGGCGAGCGGTTCATGCTGGTGGACATCGGCCTGCTCTCGTTCGCGGCCGCGGCACAGCTGGCCCCGGCCGTGCTGGGGGGGTTGTACTGGCGCCAGGCCACGGCCCGGGGGGCCGCGGCCGGGCTCCTGGCCGGGTTCGGGGCGTGGGTGTACTTCTTTCTGACCCCGTCCCTGGCCCGGGCGGGGTGGATTCCGGTCTCCGTGCTGATCGAGGGGCCCGCAGGGATCCGGCTGCTGCGGCCCGACGCGTTCCTGGGGCTGGAGGGCCTCGACCTGTGGAGCCACGGGTTGTTCTGGTCGATGTTGTTCAACGCCGTGGCGTTCCTGGCCGTGAGCCTCCTGACCCGGCCGTCCCAGGCGGAGCTGGAGCAGATCCCCAAGTTCGTGGACGCCATGCGCCCCTCCCCCCGGGTCCGTCTGGACCTCCGGATGGCCCGGGCCCCGTCCGTGGGGGAGTTCGAGGAGCTCCTGGCCAAGTTCCTGGGGCCCGAGAAGGCCCGGCAGCGCCTGGCCGAGTTCCTGGGTGGACCCGGCTACGACCCCCGGGCCGTGCTGTCCGACGACCGCATGCTCGAGCTCCAGGCCCACGTGGAGCGGACCCTGGCCGGGGCCCTCGGCCCGGTGGCGGCCAGCCGGGTGGTGCAGCGGTACCTGGACCTGAAGGGCACCACCCTCGAGGAGATCTTCGACGTGTTCGGGGCGGTGTCCCTGAGCCTGGAGGAGAGCCGGGAGGAGATGGAGGCGCGGGTGCGGGAGTTGGCCGTCCTGTTCGAGGCCTCGAAGCGCGTGGCGGCCACCCTGGACGAGGACGAGGCGATCCGCGCGGTGCTCGACCTGGTGGGCGCCGAGTTCGGCATGGATTGCCGGGCCGTGTTCGTGGTCCGCGGGGGCAGGCTGGAGCCGGCCCAGGCCCACGGGTTTCGGCCTTCCTACCTGGAGGCGATGTCCATGGGGCCGGTGCGCCCCTCGTACGTGGTGCAGGCCATGGCCGACCGGCGCACGGTGTTTCTGTCGGACGCGGGCCTGAGCCCCCGGCCGGTGCCCCTGGAGGTGCTGGAGAACCCGAGGCTGCTCTCCCTGATCGCCACCCCCATCGTGCACGAGAACCAGGTCCTGGGCATCCTGGCGGCCGGCAGCAGCCAGCGCAAGGGGTACTTCTCCGAGAAGTTCGTGGAGGCGTTCGAGGCCCTGGCCACCGAGCTGGCCCTGGCCCTGGCCAACGCCCGCCTGTACCGGGAGATCCGGGAGCTCAACCGGACCCTGGAGCAGAAGGTCCGGGAGCGGACCCGGGAGCTGGAGGAGGCGAACCGCAACCTCCAGGAGCTCGACCGGCTCAAGAGCGAGTTCCTCGCGAACATGAGCCACGAGCTGCGCACGCCCATGAACTCGATCCTGGGCTACACCCAGCTCGTGCTCGACGGCGTGGACGGCCCCCTGACGCCGGAGCAGCGGCAGAGCCTGGAACGGGTGGAGAAGAACGCCACCCACCTGCTGAAGCTGATCAACGACATCCTCGACCTGTCCAAGATCGAGGCCGGTCGCATGGAGCTGGACCTCCACGAGTTCGATCTCAAGGCCCTGGCGGACGAGGTGGCCGGAGACCTCTGGACCATGGCCGAGGCCAAAGGGCTGTCCCTGACGGTGGAGGCGGAGGAGGGGGATCTGCGGGTGCGCGCCGATCCCAACAAGGTGCGGGAAGTGTTGAACAACCTTGTGAACAATGCTATCAAGTTCACGGACCGGGGAGGGGTGGTCGTGCGGGTGCGGTCCGACGACCGAGGCCGGCCCGGTGTGGCCGTGGAGGTGGAGGACACCGGCATCGGCATCCCCGAGGACAGCCTGGGGATCATCTTCGAGGCGTTCAAACAGCTCGACGGCTCCACCACCCGGGCCTACAGCGGCACCGGGCTGGGGTTGAGCATCGCGAAGCGGCTGATGGAGCTGCACGGGGGGGAGATCACGGTCACGAGCCGGGTGGGCGAGGGCAGCCGGTTCACGGTGTGGCTGCCCCGTGAGGGCCCGGAAAGGAAGGCATGAGGTGGCGCCGCGGATCCTGGTGGTGGAAGACAACGTGGACAACCGGGAGCTCCTGGTGAAGGTCTTGGTGCGGCAGGGGTACCGGGTGACCGAGGCAGCGTCTGGCGAGGAGGCCCTCGACATGGCGGCCCGGGAGCGGCCGGACCTGGTGCTGATGGACATCAACCTGAGCGGCATGGACGGCCTGGAGGCGACCCGTCGGCTCAAGGCCGACCCCCGGATGGGCGGGGTTCCGGTGGTGGCGATCACGGCCTACGCCATGGTGGGGGATCGGGAGCGGGCCCTGGAGGCCGGATGCGACGGGTACATCCCCAAGCCGGTGGACGTGCGGGCCCTGCCGGACCACGTGGCCCGGTTCCTTCGGCAGGGACGGGACGAGGACCCCCGGCCCCCAACCTCTCGAGGGAGCCCACCGTGACCACGGCGCCGAAGATCCTGGTGGTGGACGACAACATCGACAACGTCGAACTCCTCGTGAAGCGCCTGCGGGCGGCGGGGTATCGAACCTGCGAGGCCTACGACGGCGAGGAGGCCCTGGAGAAGGTGGCCGCCGAGGACCCGGACCTGGTGATCCTCGACGTGATGATGCCCAAGCTCGACGGCTACGCCGTGTGCGAGCGGCTCAAACGGAACGAGGCCACCCGGATGATCCCGGTGCTCATGCTCACGGCCAAGCGGGAGGTGCCCGACAAGATCCGGGGCCTGGACATCGGGGCCGACGACTACATCACCAAGCCGTTCAACCCCCAGGAGCTGATGGCCCGGGTGAAGAGCCTGCTCCAGCGCCGGTTCACCGAGGAGCGGCGGTTCACCGAGGAGCGGCTGGACGCCCTGGGGCAGATGGCCGAGGGGGTGGCCCACGAGGTGCGCAACCCCATGGTGGCCATCGGGGGGTTCGCGCGCCGCATCCGCGACAAGCTCCCCGAGGACAGCCCGCTGCGGGACTACGCGGAGCGGATCCTTCACGAGGTCCACCGGCTCGAGTCCATGGTGGAGGACATCGTCCGGTTCAAGACCCTGATGATCTCCCCCTACCAGGAGGTGGATCTTCGGAGCCTGGCCGAAGAGGTGCTGCGCGAGGCCGAGCCCGAAGCCCGGGAGGCGGGGCTGGAGCTGGTGCGCGCCTTCGAGCCGGTGCCGGCCGTGGAGGCGGATCCCCCCAACCTCCGGCTGGCCCTGGCCAACCTGATCGAGAACGCCATCGAGGCCACCGACGCGGGCGGCACCATCACGGTGGAGACCGCGGACCTGGGCGACAAGGTGCGGGTCACGGTGCGCGACACCGGCCGGGGCATTCCGAGGGACCAGGTGGCCAACGTGTTCGACCCGTTCTACACCACCAAGACCGCGGGCGCCGGCATGGGGCTCACCATGGTGCACCGGATCGTGTCCCGCCACGGGGGAACCGTGGAGATCGAGAGCCGGGTGGGCAAGGGTACCGCGGTCCACCTGTTGCTGCCCTGCCGCCATCCGGGCGGGGCCTGAGCCGGGAGGGGGCCTTGGCCGATCGGACCGGCCCCACGGTGTGGCTCGACGCGTTCCTCGATCACCTGGCGGTGGAGAAGGGGCTGAGCCCCCGCACGGTGGAGGCCTACGCCCGGGACCTGGCACGGTTCCAGACCTTTTTGGAAACCCTGGGGCAGGACCTGACGGGGGCGACCGGCACGGACGTGGTCGGGTTTCTGCGGGCTGAGAAGCGCCGGGGTGTTTCGGGCCGCACCCTGGCCCGCAGGGTCTCGGCCCTGCGGGGGTTCTTTCGGTTCCTGTGCCGGGAGGGGGCGGTGTCCCGGGACCCCACCGCCCGCCTGGCCTCGCCCAAGGCCTGGAAGACCCTGCCCCACACCCTGTCCCCCGAAGACGCCGCAGCCCTGGTCGAAGGCCCCCGGGGGGAGGACCCGCTGGCCCTGCGCGATCGGGCCATCCTCGAGCTCCTGTACGGCTCGGGCCTGCGGGTCTCCGAACTGTGCGACCTGACCCTGGGGTTCGTGGACCTGTCCATGGGCTACGTGCGGGTGGTGGGCAAGGGCAGCAAGGAACGGGTGGTGCCGCTGGGGGAGCGGGCGGCCGAGGCCCTGCGGGCGTACCTGGACCGGGGAAGGCCGCGGCTCCTCAGGGGGCGGAAGCGGTGCGACGCCGTGTTCGTGAGCCGGCTGGGAAGACGCATGTCCCGCCAGTCGGTGTGGAACCTGGTCAAGAAGCGGTGCCTGGAGGCGGGGGTCCCCCCGAGCACCAGCCCCCACACCCTGCGCCACTCGTTTGCCACCCACCTGCTGGAAGGGGGCGCGGATCTGCGGAGCGTGCAGATGATGCTCGGCCACGCCGACCTCGCCACCACCCAGGTGTACACCCACGTCACCCGTCGCCGCCTGGCCGAGCTGGTGCGCCGGCATCACCCCCGGAGCCGAAGATAGAAATGCCCCCCCAGGGCTGGGGGGATTCCAGTACCAAGTTGCATTCAAAGCTATCGGCCCCCTGCACAGAGGGGCAAGGGAGCTGCCGGAGAGCCGGGCGCGGCCCCTTGGCTCGCCGCGCAGCGCCTCCGGCGTCTGGACTGCGAAAGGGTGCGGATTCCAACGGATTGCCATGAAGCCAGCTCCCCCGCCCCGTGCCTGCGCGGCGAATCTCAATGCCTGGCTTCGCGCCCGGCCGGAGGCAGGTCCCTTGCCCCGCCCCCGGATGCGTATCCGATGGATGGCAACTTGGTACTAGCTCCCCAGCCTCCCAGCCGAAGTCAGCGGAGACCGCCCGCGTGGACCTGATCACCACCCACATCAACTCCGACTTCGACAGCCTGGGCGCCATGGTGGCCGCCAAGAAGCTCTACCCGGAGGCGGTCGTGGCGTTTCCGGGCAGCCAGGAGCGCAGCCTGCGCCAGTTCCTGGTGGAGAGCGCCCTGTACGCGGTGGACGTGCGCCGGGCCCGGTCCGTGGACCTGGACGCGGTGGACCGGCTCGTGCTGGTGGACGTGTCCCACCCGGACCGGATCGGCCGGTTCGGTGAGCTGCTGGGCCGGCCCGGTCTCGAGGTCCACGTGTACGACCACCACCCCATGTCGGACGAGACCGTGGAGGCCCGGGTCCGCCGCATCGAGCCGGTGGGAGCGGCCACCACGCTCCTGGTGGAGATCCTCCGGGAGCGGCGGATCCCGGTGACCCCGGAGGAGGCCACGGTCATGCTCCTGGGGATCTACGAGGACACCGGGGGGCTGGTGTTCGCCACCACGACCCCCCGGGATCTGGAGGCGGCCGCGTACCTGCTGGGGCAGGGGGGCGACCTCAATGTGGTCTCGTCGTTCCTGACCCCGGAGCTCACCCTGGAGCAGGTGCGGCTGCTGGAGGAGCTGCTGCGCAACCAGGTGACCCACCGGATCTACGGGGTGGAGGTCACGGTGACCGAGGCGAGCGCCGACCACTACGTGGGGGATCTGGCGTTCCTGGTCCACAAGATTCGGGACATGGAGAACCTCGACGTGGTGGTGGCGGCCGTGCGCCTGGGCGACCAGGTCCAGGTGGTGGCCCGGAGCCGGATCCCGGCCCAGGTGGACGTGGGGGCCCTGGCCCGGGCCCTGGGAGGGGGCGGCCACCCCGAGGCCGCGTCCGCCTCGGTGCGGGACGAGACCCTGATCCAGGTGCGGGAGCGGATCCTGGGGCTTCTGCCCCAGGTGGTGCGGCCCCCGGTCATGGCCCGCGACATCGCCACCGCGCCGGTGAAGTTCGTGCGGCCCGGCACGCCCCTCGTCCGGGTGCAGGAGGCGCTCAACCGCTACCACCTGAACGCCATGCCGGTGGTGGGAGACGACGGCCGGGTGCTGGGCGTGGTCACCCGGATGATCGTGGAGAGAGCCCTGAGCCACGGCCTGGGAGAGGCGGTGGTGGACGACTACATGACCACCGACGTGGAGGCCGTGGGGCCGGAGGCGCCCCTCGACGAGGTGCGGCGGCTGGTGGTGCGTGAGAACCACCGGCTGGTTCCGGTGGTGGATCGGGGCGCCCTGGTGGGGGTGGTGACCCGGACGGACCTGCTCCGGGCCCTGGGACGGGAGTGGGGGCCGACCGAGGCTCCGGGCGGGCCGCCCCAGGAGCGCGACGTCTCCCGGCTGCTCCGGGAGCGGCTGCCCTCCGGCGTGGTGGAGCGGCTCCGGGAGTTCGGCGCCCTGGCCCGCCAGCAGGGCATGGAGGCCTACCTGGTGGGCGGCGGCGTGCGGGACCTGCTGCTGCGACGGTCCGTGGAGGACCTGGACCTGGTGGTCGAGGGGGACGGCATCGCCCTGGCCCAGGAGGCCGGCCGTCGGTGGGGGGCGCGGGTCCGCCCCCACCGGCCGTTCGGAACGGCGAAGATCCGGTGCCCCGACGGCGTCCGGATCGACGTGGCCACGGCCCGCACCGAGTACTACCCCCGGCCGGGGGCCCTGCCCACGGTGGAGTGGTCGAGCCTGAAGCTCGACCTCTACCGCCGGGACTTCACCATCAACACCTTGGCGGTGAGCTTGAGCCCGGACCGGTTCGGTCAGGTGGTGGACTTCTTCGGGGGGCTCCGGGATCTCAAGGAGGGCACGGTCCGGGTGCTCCACAACCTCTCGTTCGTCGAGGACCCCACCCGGATGC
This is a stretch of genomic DNA from Deferrisoma camini S3R1. It encodes these proteins:
- a CDS encoding CBS domain-containing protein, which translates into the protein MDLITTHINSDFDSLGAMVAAKKLYPEAVVAFPGSQERSLRQFLVESALYAVDVRRARSVDLDAVDRLVLVDVSHPDRIGRFGELLGRPGLEVHVYDHHPMSDETVEARVRRIEPVGAATTLLVEILRERRIPVTPEEATVMLLGIYEDTGGLVFATTTPRDLEAAAYLLGQGGDLNVVSSFLTPELTLEQVRLLEELLRNQVTHRIYGVEVTVTEASADHYVGDLAFLVHKIRDMENLDVVVAAVRLGDQVQVVARSRIPAQVDVGALARALGGGGHPEAASASVRDETLIQVRERILGLLPQVVRPPVMARDIATAPVKFVRPGTPLVRVQEALNRYHLNAMPVVGDDGRVLGVVTRMIVERALSHGLGEAVVDDYMTTDVEAVGPEAPLDEVRRLVVRENHRLVPVVDRGALVGVVTRTDLLRALGREWGPTEAPGGPPQERDVSRLLRERLPSGVVERLREFGALARQQGMEAYLVGGGVRDLLLRRSVEDLDLVVEGDGIALAQEAGRRWGARVRPHRPFGTAKIRCPDGVRIDVATARTEYYPRPGALPTVEWSSLKLDLYRRDFTINTLAVSLSPDRFGQVVDFFGGLRDLKEGTVRVLHNLSFVEDPTRMLRALRFRLRFGFRLGRQTEKLLRTAVRQGFMAEARGKRLFHEWMALLREGEGAEAVALADEHGVLSALIPGVRYAGRVEELVERVRGVLTWFRLLYRDTALEDWRVYQLALLDPLKEDEVRAWVRELGVEQGVGRWLVEALGSAYRALGELRRALDARGERVPDSRVYEILHPCGDETRLFMMAKTQDERKRRLISRYYTRLADVRPALRGRDLQRMGIPPGPAYRQLLEGLLRARLDGEVRTRADEEEWVRRRWADRKEPPAGAGS